The following are encoded in a window of Novosphingobium sp. ZN18A2 genomic DNA:
- a CDS encoding 4Fe-4S dicluster domain-containing protein, which translates to MSTMDRADCDDGTAVITVEGLHGLIDALRSEGYRVIGPTLRDDAIVYDDIAGPDDLPRGWTDRQQAGRYALVRRSDDALFGYNVSPHSWKKFLFPTSETLWRAERGDDGTMTCAAPSPPSEKFAFVGMRACELHAVSIQDRVLCEGDHADERYASRRKSAFLIAVNCGQAGGTCFCASMGTGPRAEGGFDLALTELIGGGAHRFLIETGSAAGTRILAYLPKESASASDIAAAAAVSENAAEQMGRSLETDGLKDLLQDNLDHPRWADVADRCLTCGNCTMVCPTCFCSTVEDHTDLEGKSAECIRKWDSCFTLDFSFIHGGGVRASARSRYRQWMTHKLANWIDQFGTSGCVGCGRCITWCPTGIDLTEEAAAIRATPMEAGSS; encoded by the coding sequence ATGAGCACGATGGACAGAGCCGATTGCGATGACGGGACGGCCGTCATCACGGTTGAGGGCCTGCATGGCCTGATCGACGCCCTGCGCTCCGAAGGCTATCGGGTCATCGGCCCTACGCTGCGCGACGATGCCATCGTCTATGACGATATCGCCGGGCCCGACGACCTGCCTCGCGGCTGGACCGACCGGCAGCAGGCAGGGCGTTACGCACTCGTCCGCCGATCCGACGACGCCTTGTTCGGCTACAACGTCAGCCCGCATTCTTGGAAGAAGTTCCTCTTCCCGACGTCCGAAACCCTATGGCGCGCAGAAAGGGGCGACGACGGCACGATGACCTGCGCTGCACCTTCCCCTCCTTCGGAGAAGTTCGCCTTTGTCGGCATGCGTGCCTGCGAGCTGCACGCCGTTTCGATCCAGGACAGGGTTTTATGCGAAGGCGACCATGCCGACGAGCGCTACGCGTCGCGGAGGAAGAGCGCGTTCCTTATCGCGGTCAATTGCGGACAGGCTGGGGGCACGTGCTTTTGCGCGTCGATGGGCACCGGGCCGAGAGCCGAGGGCGGTTTCGACTTGGCACTGACCGAACTGATTGGGGGCGGCGCGCACCGCTTCCTGATCGAGACCGGCAGCGCCGCGGGGACCCGGATTCTTGCCTACTTGCCCAAGGAATCGGCATCGGCATCGGATATCGCAGCGGCGGCCGCCGTCTCCGAAAATGCCGCCGAACAAATGGGACGCAGCCTCGAAACCGATGGTCTCAAGGACCTGCTGCAAGACAATCTCGATCATCCCCGCTGGGCCGATGTCGCAGACCGCTGCCTGACATGCGGCAATTGCACGATGGTGTGCCCCACGTGCTTTTGCAGCACTGTGGAGGATCACACTGATCTCGAAGGCAAGTCGGCGGAGTGCATACGCAAGTGGGATTCGTGCTTCACGCTCGACTTTTCCTTCATCCACGGCGGCGGCGTTCGCGCTTCGGCGAGGTCGCGCTATCGCCAGTGGATGACGCACAAGCTGGCGAACTGGATCGACCAGTTCGGCACTTCGGGCTGCGTCGGTTGCGGACGATGCATAACCTGGTGCCCGACCGGCATCGACCTGACCGAGGAGGCCGCCGCGATCCGGGCGACGCCGATGGAGGCGGGCTCATCATGA
- the ppsA gene encoding phosphoenolpyruvate synthase: protein MPNILFFEDIAITDVSSVGGKNASLGEMVRELGKAGVRVPAGFATTAQAYRDFIAVNGLEAVIGERIDRYRAGKASLQDTGKAIREAFLSAAIPQDIADEIRAGYKKLGTRLGVGDVAVAVRSSATAEDLPGASFAGQQETFLNVRGGRALLDACLRCYASLFTDRAISYREAKGFGHLDVALSIGIQHMVRSDLAGSGVAFTLDTETGFPDVVTISAAWGLGETVVQGMVDPDKYVVFKPLLGRKGVHPVIEKVCGAKAIKMLYAEGGSNRTRVVETKPAERRKIVLKDHEIVELARWAVSVEVHYGRPMDLEWAKDGETGLLYLVQARPETVQAIRSRTRFRAYHLKAKALPLITGAAIGSAIASGEACVIRDPSEIEAFPDGAILVTGNTDPDWVPVMKRAAGIVTDHGGNTSHAAIVSRELGVPAVVGTGKSTSTLRTGQHITISCASGETGAVYDGLLAFESEEIDLNTLPETRTQVMVNIADPSAAFQWWRLPAMGVGLARMEFIINNLIKIHPMALLCPERVSEEDRRLIRDMTSDYASPTEYFVDRLSRGIAKLAAPYYPHPAIVRLSDFKTNEYAHLIGGSAFEPREENPMIGFRGASRYYDERYREGFALECRALKRVREELGFDNVIVMVPFCRTPGEADKVLAAMAENGLARGENGLQVYVMCEVPSNVILADEFAKRFDGFSIGSNDLTQLTLGIDRDSDLLAPMFDARDEAVKRMVSQAIAACHTASIKIGICGQAPSDHPDFAAFLVGEGIDSISLNPDSFVRTISSIAAAEGAEG, encoded by the coding sequence ATGCCGAACATCCTGTTCTTCGAAGATATCGCGATCACCGACGTCTCATCGGTGGGCGGCAAGAACGCATCGCTGGGCGAGATGGTCCGCGAACTCGGCAAGGCAGGGGTGCGGGTCCCGGCAGGCTTCGCGACGACGGCACAGGCCTATCGCGACTTCATCGCCGTAAACGGACTCGAGGCCGTGATCGGCGAACGGATCGACCGATACCGTGCCGGCAAGGCGAGCCTGCAGGACACGGGCAAGGCGATCAGGGAAGCGTTCCTGTCCGCCGCGATCCCGCAGGACATCGCCGACGAGATCCGCGCCGGATACAAGAAGCTTGGCACCCGTCTCGGGGTCGGGGACGTGGCGGTCGCCGTGCGCAGTAGCGCGACGGCCGAGGACCTGCCCGGCGCCAGCTTCGCCGGACAGCAGGAAACCTTTCTCAACGTTCGCGGCGGGCGTGCGCTGCTCGATGCGTGCCTGCGCTGCTATGCCTCACTCTTCACCGACCGGGCGATCAGCTATCGCGAGGCGAAGGGCTTCGGTCATCTCGATGTCGCGCTCTCCATCGGCATCCAGCACATGGTGCGTTCGGACCTTGCAGGCTCGGGCGTGGCCTTCACGCTCGACACCGAGACCGGGTTTCCCGACGTCGTGACGATCAGCGCGGCCTGGGGACTGGGCGAGACGGTCGTCCAGGGGATGGTCGACCCCGACAAGTACGTGGTCTTCAAGCCGTTGCTTGGTCGCAAGGGCGTGCATCCGGTGATCGAGAAGGTGTGCGGCGCTAAGGCGATTAAGATGCTCTACGCCGAAGGCGGCAGCAATCGCACCCGAGTGGTCGAGACCAAGCCCGCCGAGCGGCGCAAGATTGTTCTCAAGGACCACGAGATCGTCGAACTGGCGCGCTGGGCTGTTTCGGTCGAAGTGCATTACGGGCGGCCCATGGACCTCGAATGGGCCAAGGACGGCGAAACCGGATTGCTCTATCTCGTCCAGGCGCGGCCCGAGACGGTGCAGGCCATTCGCAGCCGGACCCGGTTCCGCGCCTATCATCTGAAGGCCAAGGCGCTCCCGCTGATCACCGGCGCGGCGATCGGCTCGGCGATCGCTTCGGGCGAGGCTTGCGTGATCCGCGACCCGTCCGAGATCGAGGCCTTTCCCGACGGGGCGATACTGGTGACGGGCAACACCGATCCCGACTGGGTTCCGGTGATGAAGCGCGCCGCCGGCATCGTCACTGACCACGGCGGCAACACCAGCCACGCGGCCATCGTCAGCCGCGAACTAGGCGTACCCGCTGTCGTTGGCACGGGCAAGTCGACGTCGACGCTCAGGACCGGCCAGCACATCACGATATCGTGTGCGAGCGGTGAAACCGGCGCGGTCTATGACGGGCTGCTCGCGTTCGAGAGCGAGGAGATCGACCTCAACACGCTGCCAGAGACGCGCACGCAGGTGATGGTGAACATCGCCGACCCCTCGGCCGCGTTCCAGTGGTGGCGCCTGCCCGCGATGGGCGTGGGGCTCGCCCGCATGGAATTCATCATCAACAACCTCATCAAGATCCATCCCATGGCGCTGCTCTGCCCGGAGCGGGTGAGCGAGGAGGACAGGCGCCTGATCCGGGACATGACCAGCGACTACGCCTCTCCCACGGAGTACTTTGTCGACAGGTTGTCACGCGGAATAGCCAAGCTAGCGGCGCCCTACTATCCGCATCCCGCGATCGTTCGTCTGAGCGACTTCAAGACCAACGAGTACGCACACCTGATCGGCGGCTCGGCGTTCGAGCCCAGGGAAGAGAACCCGATGATCGGGTTCCGGGGCGCTTCGCGGTACTACGACGAACGCTACCGCGAGGGCTTCGCGCTCGAATGCCGGGCGCTTAAGCGCGTACGCGAGGAACTGGGTTTCGACAACGTGATCGTGATGGTTCCCTTCTGTCGTACGCCCGGAGAGGCCGACAAGGTGCTGGCGGCCATGGCGGAAAACGGTCTCGCCCGGGGCGAAAACGGCCTGCAGGTCTATGTGATGTGCGAAGTTCCCTCGAACGTGATCCTCGCGGACGAATTCGCGAAGCGGTTCGACGGCTTTTCGATCGGATCGAACGACCTGACTCAACTGACGCTCGGCATCGACCGCGATTCCGATCTTCTGGCGCCGATGTTCGACGCGCGCGACGAGGCGGTCAAGCGGATGGTATCGCAAGCGATCGCGGCGTGCCACACGGCCAGTATCAAGATCGGTATCTGCGGCCAGGCGCCCAGCGATCATCCTGATTTTGCAGCCTTCCTTGTCGGGGAGGGCATCGATTCGATCTCGCTCAATCCCGACAGCTTTGTGCGCACGATCAGCTCGATCGCGGCGGCGGAGGGAGCGGAAGGCTGA
- a CDS encoding nodulation protein NfeD: protein MKDLQRIMRGLAAVVMLALLASPSSGVTQTRGAAVVLRLDGAVGPATAEYVTRGLRKAAQEGAQLVVLQMDTPGGLSTSMRDIIRAILASPVPVASYVAPSGARAASAGTYILYASHIAAMAPGTNVGAATPVQIGSKGFPGGSSSSEAKQSDTEARKVTNDAAAYIRSLAQLRRRNVEWAQEAVRSAASLPASEALKEHVIDLVAPDLASLLRQADGRVVSLRGRATTIHSAGLELMPIAPGWRTRLLATITDPNIAFLLMMAGIYGLFFEFWIPGSFFPGTLGAICLVAGLYGLAALPVNMAGLALIALGIGLLVAEGFIVSHGVLGVGGVIAFALGATILVDTDSPAFRISLSLIAGFSLASLAFMLLVVRTALLARSRKVVSGREEMIGSDGTVADWSGGKGHVLVHGERWSATGRGPFGKGEAITVTGLSGLTLEVAKGPSAQED from the coding sequence TTGAAAGACCTGCAGCGGATCATGCGGGGTCTGGCCGCTGTCGTGATGCTCGCGTTACTGGCCTCGCCTTCAAGTGGCGTGACGCAAACCCGCGGCGCGGCCGTTGTTCTGCGGCTCGACGGCGCAGTTGGTCCGGCCACCGCCGAATACGTGACGCGCGGTCTCCGCAAGGCGGCGCAGGAGGGCGCGCAGCTGGTCGTGCTGCAGATGGACACACCCGGCGGCCTCTCGACATCGATGCGCGACATCATCCGCGCGATCCTTGCATCGCCGGTTCCCGTGGCCAGTTACGTCGCGCCAAGCGGCGCGCGCGCGGCGAGCGCCGGGACGTACATCCTCTATGCCAGCCACATCGCGGCAATGGCTCCGGGCACCAACGTGGGCGCCGCGACTCCGGTGCAGATCGGCAGCAAGGGCTTCCCAGGCGGCTCCTCCTCCAGCGAAGCGAAGCAGTCGGACACCGAGGCGCGCAAGGTCACCAACGATGCGGCGGCCTATATCCGGTCGCTGGCCCAGCTGCGCCGACGCAATGTCGAATGGGCGCAAGAGGCGGTTCGCAGCGCCGCCAGCCTCCCTGCAAGCGAGGCTCTAAAGGAGCATGTCATCGACTTGGTGGCTCCTGACCTCGCCAGCCTGTTGCGCCAAGCCGACGGACGCGTCGTTTCGTTACGCGGCCGGGCCACAACGATCCATAGCGCCGGACTGGAGCTCATGCCAATTGCGCCGGGCTGGCGGACCAGGCTGCTCGCAACGATCACCGATCCCAACATCGCATTCTTGCTAATGATGGCCGGCATCTACGGCCTGTTCTTCGAGTTCTGGATTCCCGGCTCGTTTTTCCCAGGCACGCTCGGTGCGATCTGCCTGGTCGCCGGGCTGTACGGCCTCGCGGCCCTTCCGGTTAACATGGCCGGCCTAGCGCTGATCGCGCTCGGTATCGGCCTGCTGGTCGCGGAAGGGTTCATCGTGTCCCATGGGGTGCTCGGCGTAGGCGGGGTAATCGCCTTCGCATTGGGGGCCACGATCCTCGTCGATACCGACAGCCCGGCGTTTCGCATCTCGCTGTCATTGATTGCAGGGTTTTCGCTCGCGAGCCTGGCGTTCATGCTCCTGGTCGTTCGTACGGCGCTGCTCGCGCGGTCGCGAAAGGTGGTTAGCGGGCGCGAGGAAATGATCGGTTCTGACGGCACCGTCGCGGACTGGTCAGGTGGCAAGGGCCACGTCCTCGTCCACGGCGAGCGCTGGTCGGCCACCGGCCGCGGCCCGTTCGGAAAGGGCGAGGCTATCACGGTAACAGGGCTCTCCGGGTTGACGCTCGAAGTAGCGAAGGGCCCTTCAGCGCAGGAGGATTGA
- a CDS encoding slipin family protein, translating to MLTDLVFYVPILVVALALLAAAIKILREYERGVVFTLGRFTGVKGPGLILMIPVVQQMVRTDLRTTVLDVPPQDVISHDNVSVRVNAVIYFRIIDPEKAIIQVEDYLAATSQLAQTTLRSVLGKHELDEMLGERDKLNNDIQAILDTELVAWGIKVANVEIKQVDITETMIRAIGRQAEAERERRAKVINAEGEQQAAQKLFEAAEILGKAPEAMQLRYLNTLNFIAGERNSTIVFPFPVELAQLLKPKDPSDSGN from the coding sequence ATGCTCACCGACCTGGTCTTCTACGTCCCGATCCTCGTCGTCGCGCTCGCGCTGCTGGCGGCGGCGATCAAGATCCTGCGCGAATATGAGCGCGGCGTCGTCTTCACGCTCGGCCGATTCACGGGTGTCAAGGGGCCCGGGCTTATCCTAATGATCCCGGTCGTGCAGCAGATGGTGCGCACGGACTTGCGCACGACCGTGCTAGACGTTCCGCCGCAGGACGTGATCTCGCACGACAATGTGTCCGTGAGAGTCAACGCGGTGATCTATTTCCGCATCATCGACCCGGAGAAAGCAATCATCCAAGTCGAGGACTACCTTGCCGCAACCAGTCAGCTTGCCCAGACAACGCTGCGCTCAGTGCTGGGAAAGCACGAACTCGACGAGATGCTTGGCGAGCGCGACAAGCTAAACAACGATATCCAGGCGATCTTGGACACTGAACTGGTCGCGTGGGGCATCAAAGTTGCCAATGTCGAGATCAAGCAAGTCGACATAACAGAAACCATGATCCGTGCGATCGGCCGTCAAGCCGAGGCCGAGCGCGAACGGCGCGCCAAGGTGATCAACGCCGAGGGCGAACAGCAGGCGGCGCAGAAGCTCTTCGAGGCCGCGGAAATCCTCGGCAAGGCTCCCGAGGCGATGCAACTGCGTTACCTCAACACGCTCAATTTCATTGCCGGCGAACGCAACTCGACGATCGTGTTTCCATTCCCGGTCGAGCTTGCCCAGTTGCTCAAACCAAAAGATCCGTCAGATTCGGGAAATTGA
- a CDS encoding pepsin/retropepsin-like aspartic protease family protein, whose protein sequence is MTMTRWPGLIVISLLAGCSTGGGAGQAEAHLPLHVAQMATGDALARPFTYDAHSHEVAVQATIDGIARTFLIDTGVDPSAVDLAVARDHSLKQVGGHGEVEGVGKSTATAYPSIIPEISIGGERYGPLDVLVIDMSKLSAGYGAPLGGILGYSLFKDHAILIDYPTGQMTIFNGSAAREPSHCAKSYRFPLRFLSDDDHLITVPGLKIGGTEIPAFIDTGSSNGLRIAIDAPATADIRAALPEGRESTSVGARGTAAQRLAKLSTPVQLGPFTLDDADVAIVHGGSMPIGIGNRFFEALGATLLVDIPAEKVGLFEGCR, encoded by the coding sequence ATGACGATGACTCGATGGCCGGGACTGATCGTAATTTCCCTGCTTGCAGGGTGTTCGACCGGCGGCGGTGCCGGTCAGGCCGAAGCACATTTGCCTCTTCATGTTGCGCAAATGGCGACGGGCGACGCTCTTGCAAGACCGTTCACCTATGATGCGCATTCACATGAAGTGGCCGTTCAAGCTACGATCGACGGTATTGCCCGAACTTTCCTCATCGATACGGGTGTCGATCCATCGGCTGTGGACCTTGCCGTTGCGAGAGATCATTCGCTCAAACAAGTTGGCGGCCACGGAGAGGTCGAAGGTGTCGGCAAAAGCACCGCGACCGCTTACCCGAGCATAATTCCGGAAATCTCGATCGGCGGCGAGCGCTACGGACCGCTCGATGTGCTTGTAATCGATATGTCCAAACTCAGCGCCGGATATGGAGCGCCGTTGGGCGGCATCCTTGGTTACAGCCTGTTCAAGGATCACGCCATTTTGATCGATTACCCGACAGGGCAGATGACGATCTTCAATGGTTCGGCTGCGCGAGAACCTTCACATTGCGCCAAGAGCTACCGGTTTCCGCTCAGGTTTCTCTCGGACGACGATCACTTGATTACCGTTCCGGGGCTCAAGATCGGCGGAACGGAGATACCCGCCTTCATTGACACCGGATCGTCCAACGGGCTGCGCATCGCCATCGACGCTCCGGCAACAGCGGATATTCGCGCTGCCCTGCCGGAAGGCCGCGAGAGCACCAGCGTCGGCGCCAGAGGTACGGCGGCACAACGACTGGCCAAATTGTCAACGCCCGTTCAACTGGGGCCGTTCACGCTGGATGACGCCGACGTGGCGATCGTCCATGGCGGTTCGATGCCAATCGGGATCGGCAACAGGTTCTTCGAGGCTCTGGGCGCAACGCTCCTAGTTGATATCCCGGCGGAGAAGGTCGGCCTTTTCGAAGGCTGCCGATAA
- the istB gene encoding IS21-like element helper ATPase IstB has translation MMAVDHETLIAMLDRLKLTAIRDQLDTLLDEAARSDMTLREALAFLVGREIARRDERRISMASKIAQFPFVRELDGFEFDAQPSLDPGQIRELATCRWIAHGDTTLFLGPPGTGKTHLAVALGREAIRQNYSVQFVTAATLVALLAKAHMDGNLDKQLTLLSRPKLLIIDELGYLPFEADAAHLFFQLVSRRYEKGSILITSNRSVGEWGSVFGDPVVATAILDRLLHHSTVITIRGDSYRLREKRRSGLLQKAGSALDNTATAPQ, from the coding sequence GTGATGGCAGTCGATCACGAGACCCTCATCGCCATGCTGGACCGGCTGAAGCTGACCGCAATCCGCGATCAGCTGGATACGCTGCTCGACGAAGCCGCACGCTCGGACATGACCTTGCGCGAAGCGCTCGCGTTCCTGGTCGGACGCGAAATCGCTCGGCGCGATGAACGGCGGATCTCCATGGCGAGCAAGATCGCCCAGTTCCCCTTCGTGCGCGAACTCGACGGCTTCGAGTTCGATGCGCAGCCTTCGCTGGATCCAGGGCAAATCCGGGAACTGGCGACGTGCCGCTGGATCGCACACGGTGACACGACGCTGTTCCTGGGGCCGCCCGGGACGGGGAAAACGCACTTGGCGGTGGCGCTGGGACGTGAGGCGATCCGGCAGAACTACTCGGTCCAGTTCGTCACGGCAGCAACGCTCGTGGCCCTTCTGGCCAAAGCCCACATGGACGGGAATCTCGATAAGCAACTCACGTTGCTGAGCCGGCCGAAACTGCTGATCATTGATGAACTCGGCTACTTGCCGTTCGAAGCCGACGCGGCTCACCTGTTCTTCCAGCTGGTATCGCGCCGTTACGAGAAGGGATCGATCCTGATCACCTCAAACCGTTCGGTCGGCGAATGGGGCAGCGTGTTCGGCGATCCGGTCGTCGCAACCGCGATCCTGGATCGCCTGCTCCACCACTCCACCGTGATCACCATCCGCGGGGACAGCTACCGACTTCGCGAAAAGCGCAGATCCGGCCTTCTGCAGAAGGCCGGATCTGCGCTCGACAACACCGCAACCGCACCGCAATGA